From Arachis stenosperma cultivar V10309 chromosome 2, arast.V10309.gnm1.PFL2, whole genome shotgun sequence, one genomic window encodes:
- the LOC130962631 gene encoding uncharacterized protein LOC130962631, with protein sequence MEFIVNTMNQEIQKLEQELERCNHCHQLRAKIQSIKKAMEAMKVPQQATLPAPIPMLATPSEFSQLSVVDQPQNPKPIFSEKIPENKTLAEIVKKSTQDKKYYVIYNGPMKGVYDDWAKAAPFTHQPKTIHKGGFLTIEEAKESLREYEVLHPEQILKRAEKAPVQIQRTAQTQRTGLMKNIPTRAEINDKKRVCRSNCRENLNLVLNWTLDKRAILGYYPINKEQLTKLVIFPEASPSDTYQFFQYGLIDTILIFDNLNIIKEFPAGFIDAVKKFKNMIDAREPRDISLKFTSSQPIFNEEGECLIPAFQVIFMSVFPGDFQPIEQVQDLSIYSDEGRLASTLARVFERAQKINKESRTRINYKSRNTLIVSSKKNQIESREMRLLVDFESAFYNFSGLLEKLSDGIRRNLCHLLKDKEDHRCQLCASEMSEESNNAEDPTHMGKEEDETSESSINIIVE encoded by the coding sequence atggagttcatTGTCAACACAATGAATCAAGAAATCCAGAAGCTTGAACAAGAGCTTGAAAGGTGCAATCATTGCCACCAGCTAAGAGCTAAAATTCAATCTATCAAGAAGGCCATGGAAGCCATGAAAGTTCCCCAGCAAGCAACATTACCTGCTCCAATACCAATGCTCGCAacaccatcagagttcagccagctaagcgtggtggaccAGCCACAAAACCCAAAACCAATTTTTTCTGAAAAAATCCCTGAAAATAAAACTCTGGCAGAAATAGTTAAAAAATCAACTcaggataaaaaatattatgtcatATATAATGGCCCAATGAAAGGAGTTTACGATGATTGGGCTAAAGCAGCCCCATTCACCCATCAGCCCAAAACTATTCACAAAGGAGGATTCTTGACAATAGAAGAGGCAAAAGAATCCCTCAGAGAATATGAAGTGCTCCATCCAGAGCAAATTCTAAAAAGAGCAGAAAAAGCTCCAGTACAAATCCAAAGAACAGCCCAAACCCAAAGGACTGGACTAATGAAAAATATTCCCACAAGAGCCGaaataaatgacaaaaaaagggtctgtagatcaaacTGTAGAGAAAACTTAAATCTGGTTCTAAATTGGACTCTAGACAAAAGAGCAATATTGGGATATTATCCCATTaacaaagaacagctaacaaagctggtaaTCTTCCCAGAGGCTTCACCCTCTGATACATATCAGTTTTTCCAATacggattaattgatacaatccTAATTTTTGACAATTTAAATATCATTAAAGAATTTCCTGCAGGTTTTATAGATGCAgtgaaaaaattcaaaaatatgatTGATGCAAGAGAACCAAgagatatatccctaaaatttacaagTAGTCAGCCAATCttcaatgaagaaggagaatgtTTGATCCCAGCATTTCAAGTAATTTTCATGTCAGTCTTCCCAGGAGATTTTCAACCAATAGAACAAGTTCAAGATCTATCAATTTATAGTGACGAAGGAAGATTGGCCAGTACATTGGCAAGAGTCTTCGAGAGAgcccaaaaaataaacaaagaatCCAGAACAAGAATAAACTACAAAAGCAGAAACACTCTAATTGTTTCTAGTAAGAaaaaccaaattgaatcaagagAGATGAGACTTCTAGTGGATTTTGAATCAGCATTTTACAACTTTTCTGGATTACTGGAAAAACTTTCTGACGGGATAAGGAGGAATCTATGCCATTTACTAAAAGACAAAGAAGACCATAGGTGCCAGCTGTGCGCCTCAGAAATGTCTGAAGAAAGCAACAATGCTGAAGACCCCACCCACATGGGAAAAGAAGAGGATGAGACATCTGAGTCATCCATCAACATTATTGTTGAATGA
- the LOC130961393 gene encoding 60S ribosomal protein L7-2-like, with protein MAEMGEEVKEIVPESLLKKQKREEEWALKKKEELNAAKKKRAESRKLIYSRANQYAKEYQEHENELIQLKREAKLKGGFYVDTEAKLLFIIRIHDINAMDPKSRKILQLLRLRHIFNGVFLKVNKATMNMLHRVEPYVTYGYPNLKSVKELIYKRGFGNLNKQRIVLTDNSIIEKALGEHGIICIEDLIHEIITVGPHFKEAKNFLWPFKLKAPLGGLKKKRNHYVEGGDGRNRENYINELIRRMN; from the exons aTGGCAGAAATGGGTGAGGAGGTGAAAGAAATTGTTCCCGAATCTCTGCTTAAAAAGCAGAAGAGGGAGGAGGAATGGGCCttgaagaaaaaggaggagCTTAATGCTGCAAAGAAGAAGAGAGCAGAAAGCCGCAAGCTCATTTACAGTAGGGCAAATCAATATGCAAAGGAATACCAGGAGCAT GAAAATGAGCTGATCCAATTGAAGCGGGAAGCAAAGCTGAAAGGTGGATTCTATGTTGATACAGAGGCTAAGCTCCTGTTTATCATCCGCATCCATGA TATCAATGCCATGGATCCCAAGTCAAGAAAGATCTTGCAGTTGTTGAGGTTGAGACAT ATCTTCAATGGCGTGTTCCTGAAAGTCAACAAGGCCACAATGAACATGCTTCACCGGGTTGAGCCATATGTGACCTATGG ATACCCAAATCTGAAGAGTGTAAAAGAGCTTATTTACAAGAGGGGCTTTGGTAACTTGAACAAGCAGAGAATTGTCCTAACCGACAACTCTATCATTGAAAAG GCACTGGGCGAACATGGAATCATCTGCATTGAAGATCTTATCCATGAGATCATAACAGTTGGACCACATTTCAAGGAAGCAAAAAACTTCCTTTGGCCATTTAAGCTCAAGGCTCCATTGGGtggcttgaagaagaagaggaaccACTATGTTGAAGGAGGAGATGGCAGAAACAGGGAGAACTACATCAATGAGCTTATTAGGAGAATGAATTAG
- the LOC130961164 gene encoding 60S ribosomal protein L7-2-like: MAEMGEEVKAIVLESLLKKQKREEEWALKKKEEFNAAKKKRAESRKLIYNRTKQYAKEYQEQEKELIQLKREAKLKGGFYIDPEAKLLFIIRIRGINAMDPKSRKILQLLRLRQIFNGVFLKVNKAKMNMLHRVEPYVTYGYPNLKSVKELIYKRDFGKLNKQRIALTDNSIIEKALGEHGIIGIEDLIHEIITVGPHFKEANNFLWPFKLKAPLGGLKKKRNHYVEGGDAENRENYINELIRRMN, translated from the exons aTGGCAGAAATGGGTGAAGAGGTGAAAGCAATTGTTCTCGAGTCTCTGCTTAAAAAGCAGAAGAGGGAGGAGGAATGGGCCttgaagaaaaaggaggagTTTAATGCTGCAAAGAAGAAGAGAGCAGAAAGCCGCAAGCTCATTTACAACAGGACAAAGCAATATGCAAAGGAATACCAGGAGCAG GAAAAGGAGCTGATCCAATTGAAGCGGGAAGCAAAGCTGAAAGGTGGATTCTATATTGATCCAGAGGCTAAGCTCCTGTTTATCATCCGCATTCGTGG TATCAATGCCATGGATCCCAAGTCAAGAAAGATCTTGCAGTTGTTGAGGTTGAGACAG ATCTTCAATGGCGTGTTCCTGAAAGTCAACAAGGCCAAAATGAACATGCTTCACCGGGTTGAGCCATATGTGACCTATGG ATACCCAAATCTAAAGAGTGTAAAAGAGCTTATTTACAAGAGGGACTTTGGTAAGTTGAACAAGCAGAGAATTGCCCTAACCGACAACTCTATCATTGAGAAG GCACTGGGCGAACATGGAATCATCGGCATTGAAGATCTTATCCATGAGATCATAACAGTTGGACCACATTTCAAGGAAGCAAACAACTTCCTTTGGCCATTTAAGCTCAAGGCTCCATTGGGtggcttgaagaagaagaggaaccACTATGTTGAAGGAGGAGATGCCGAAAACAGGGAGAACTACATCAATGAGCTTATTAGGAGAATGAATTAG
- the LOC130961391 gene encoding 60S ribosomal protein L7-2-like, which produces MAEMGEEVKAIVLESLLKKQKREEEWALKKKEELNAAKKKIAESRKLIYSRAKQYAKEYQEQEKELIQLKREAKLKGGFYVDPEAKLLFIIRIRGINAMDPKSRKILQLLRLRQIFNGVFLKVNKAKMNMLHRVEPYVTYGYPNLKSVKELIYKRGFGKLNKQRIALTDNSIIEKALGEHGIIGIEDLIHEIITVGPHFKEANNFLWPFKLKAPLGGLKKKRNHYVEGGDAGNRENYINELIRRMN; this is translated from the exons aTGGCAGAAATGGGTGAGGAGGTGAAAGCAATTGTTCTCGAGTCTCTGCTTAAAAAGCAGAAGAGGGAGGAGGAATGGGCCttgaagaaaaaggaggagCTTAATGCTGCAAAGAAGAAGATAGCAGAAAGCCGCAAGCTCATTTACAGCAGGGCAAAGCAATATGCAAAGGAATACCAGGAGCAG GAAAAGGAGCTGATCCAATTGAAGCGGGAAGCAAAGCTGAAAGGTGGATTCTATGTTGATCCAGAGGCTAAGCTCCTGTTTATCATTCGCATCCGTGG TATCAATGCCATGGATCCCAAGTCAAGAAAGATCTTGCAGTTGTTGAGGTTGAGACAG ATCTTCAATGGCGTGTTCCTGAAAGTCAACAAGGCCAAAATGAACATGCTTCACCGGGTTGAGCCATATGTGACCTATGG ATACCCAAATCTGAAGAGTGTAAAAGAGCTTATTTACAAGAGGGGCTTTGGTAAGTTGAACAAGCAGAGAATTGCCCTAACCGACAACTCTATCATTGAGAAG GCACTGGGCGAACATGGAATCATCGGCATTGAAGATCTTATCCATGAGATCATAACAGTTGGACCACATTTCAAGGAAGCAAACAACTTCCTTTGGCCATTTAAGCTCAAGGCTCCATTGGGtggcttgaagaagaagaggaaccACTATGTTGAAGGAGGAGATGCCGGAAACAGGGAGAACTACATCAATGAGCTTATTAGGAGAATGAATTAG